One Calditrichota bacterium DNA segment encodes these proteins:
- a CDS encoding PAS domain S-box protein: protein MNKKETKTISDEEKNSRFAKIEIHKKTRTSRSTTRAAEIEERYRQFVENSLEGLFIVQNNRIRFCNQRLAEIFGYADSAELIGADIKNLVAPQDWELVQTKIQNRLSGQTQLVHYEFLGVRKDGGFISLETLGSRIIYHGKAAIQGVIRDMTQHKQSQFALQQSEKKFRYLFESSPDAIYVLNAEGILLDVNLAASLLHEMGRSELLDRHFLEFVHPEAREQTREDFPALLSGEINYYETYVRTDSELKVPVELRSRRVIFSSETHTMFYVRDISDIVSVGRSFMESQRALSNFMSNLPGMAYRCLNDKKYTMKFVSNGSAGVTGYPPEDFLGNKRVAYADLILPEFRDYVWQEIQTAVAQRKPYQLEYQILAANNGKKWVWEQGRGVFDGDKLVALEGIILDITQQKQAAIALRESEKRFRSLIENVPSIAVVGYDPDHRIFFWNKAAEQFFGFSADEIFNRPLEDVIFPESNREEMRKSIDEWLKQGKTILPGETSLLRKNGSTFEAHSSHVMLRNSRNTPELYCLNVDLTELNKTKKDLQQSLHKLKQALDGTIRALTAAVEMRDPYTAGHQVGVAKLACAIARELGLPDEQIEGLRVASLLHDIGNLNVPAEILNKPGQLSEIEYSLLKTHPKFGYEILRTISFPWPIANTVLQHHERLDGSGYPQGLKSDDIMLEAKIIAVADVVEPMSSHRPYRPALGIDKAIEEIESGKGKRYDAKIVDACVRLIREKGFRFDNNH, encoded by the coding sequence ATGAATAAAAAAGAAACAAAAACAATTTCCGACGAAGAGAAAAATTCACGTTTCGCTAAAATTGAAATTCACAAAAAAACAAGAACATCCCGCAGCACAACCCGCGCCGCTGAAATCGAAGAACGTTACCGACAATTTGTGGAAAATTCCCTTGAAGGTTTGTTCATCGTGCAAAATAATCGCATCCGTTTTTGTAACCAACGATTGGCGGAAATTTTCGGGTACGCGGACAGTGCCGAGCTAATCGGCGCCGATATCAAAAATCTGGTGGCGCCGCAGGATTGGGAATTAGTGCAAACGAAAATTCAAAACCGTCTCTCCGGTCAAACTCAGCTAGTACATTACGAATTTTTAGGCGTGAGAAAAGACGGCGGATTTATTTCGCTGGAGACATTGGGATCGCGCATCATCTACCACGGGAAAGCCGCAATTCAGGGGGTCATTCGCGATATGACTCAACACAAGCAATCTCAATTTGCCTTGCAGCAAAGCGAAAAAAAATTCCGCTACCTGTTTGAAAGCTCGCCGGACGCTATTTATGTGCTTAATGCGGAAGGCATTTTATTGGATGTAAACTTAGCTGCGTCTCTGCTGCACGAAATGGGCCGGTCTGAATTGCTCGATCGTCATTTTTTGGAATTTGTCCACCCGGAAGCTCGGGAACAGACACGCGAAGACTTTCCGGCTTTGCTCTCCGGCGAAATTAATTATTACGAAACATACGTTCGCACCGACAGCGAGCTGAAAGTGCCGGTTGAACTGCGCTCGCGTCGCGTTATTTTTTCCAGCGAAACTCACACCATGTTTTACGTTCGCGACATCAGCGACATCGTGAGCGTGGGCAGGAGCTTTATGGAGAGCCAGCGCGCTTTGTCCAATTTCATGAGCAATTTGCCCGGCATGGCGTATCGCTGTTTGAATGATAAAAAATACACTATGAAATTTGTCAGCAACGGCAGCGCCGGGGTCACTGGCTATCCGCCGGAAGATTTTCTCGGCAACAAGCGTGTCGCTTACGCCGATTTGATTCTGCCTGAGTTTCGAGATTATGTTTGGCAGGAAATTCAGACGGCGGTTGCACAGCGCAAGCCATACCAGTTGGAATATCAAATTTTAGCCGCCAACAATGGCAAAAAATGGGTCTGGGAACAGGGGAGAGGCGTATTTGACGGCGACAAATTGGTTGCGTTAGAGGGAATCATCCTTGACATCACGCAGCAAAAACAAGCGGCAATTGCGCTCCGCGAAAGCGAAAAACGGTTTCGGTCGTTGATTGAAAATGTGCCCAGTATTGCGGTCGTAGGCTACGACCCCGATCATCGCATTTTTTTCTGGAACAAAGCGGCGGAACAATTTTTCGGGTTCTCTGCCGACGAAATTTTCAATCGGCCGCTGGAAGATGTGATTTTTCCGGAGAGTAACCGCGAAGAAATGAGGAAATCGATAGACGAGTGGCTCAAACAGGGAAAGACAATTTTGCCGGGCGAAACCAGTCTGCTCCGCAAAAATGGCTCCACCTTCGAGGCGCATTCCAGCCATGTGATGCTGCGCAACAGTCGGAATACTCCTGAATTGTACTGTCTGAACGTCGATTTGACAGAGTTGAATAAAACAAAAAAAGACTTGCAGCAAAGTCTGCACAAACTCAAACAAGCGCTGGACGGCACTATTCGCGCGCTCACGGCAGCGGTCGAAATGCGCGATCCGTACACCGCCGGTCATCAGGTCGGCGTAGCCAAATTGGCGTGCGCTATTGCCCGGGAACTAGGCTTGCCCGACGAGCAAATCGAAGGATTGCGCGTTGCCAGTCTCCTGCACGACATCGGGAACCTCAATGTTCCGGCGGAAATTTTGAACAAACCAGGCCAACTGTCCGAAATCGAATACTCATTGCTCAAAACGCACCCAAAATTTGGCTATGAGATTCTTCGCACCATCAGTTTTCCCTGGCCCATTGCAAATACTGTGCTGCAGCACCACGAACGTCTCGACGGTTCCGGCTACCCGCAAGGCCTGAAATCTGACGACATCATGCTGGAAGCGAAGATTATCGCCGTCGCCGATGTCGTGGAGCCGATGTCCTCGCACAGGCCGTACAGACCCGCGCTGGGAATCGACAAAGCGATTGAAGAAATTGAGTCCGGAAAAGGAAAGCGGTACGATGCGAAAATTGTCGATGCCTGCGTGCGGTTGATCCGGGAAAAAGGGTTCCGTTTTGATAATAATCACTGA